In Leptospira ellinghausenii, the following proteins share a genomic window:
- a CDS encoding FecR family protein, which yields MKRTIIQKLSVLGFVAIFAMFAVACQKDSKETVTNVTDKNQPASNVVIAFVKGDVVVLRENGQIKPSLGDTLTSQDTIVTGENGSVELLVGEDGVLKLNKNTSLSVSQAFAANDGTRETEVNMQYGKLVTVLRKERKTESFSVVTPTSIAGVRGTIFLTNVENPSAKGGNVACGSSNCVVKYTVLDGAVAIRKSNSDNEIVVDKQKSAEVASDTKLSDKMIKPMDKQSLGEMKEMLVFENTKMLQFESLANELKSNNEELQKMNLVSSVEELEKAAKTREITKSKSDEVITTAKSIEDSKYIKKDVQKDSLKLAPKESFDKTK from the coding sequence ATGAAACGTACAATCATACAAAAATTGTCGGTTTTGGGATTTGTGGCGATTTTTGCCATGTTTGCCGTAGCTTGCCAAAAAGACTCAAAAGAGACTGTAACAAATGTTACGGATAAAAACCAACCAGCTAGTAATGTGGTCATTGCCTTTGTAAAAGGTGATGTAGTCGTATTAAGAGAAAATGGACAAATCAAACCAAGCTTAGGTGATACATTAACTTCACAAGACACAATTGTTACAGGTGAAAATGGATCTGTTGAACTTTTAGTAGGTGAAGACGGTGTTCTCAAACTAAACAAAAATACTTCCCTTAGTGTAAGCCAAGCATTCGCAGCAAACGATGGAACACGAGAAACAGAAGTAAACATGCAATACGGAAAACTAGTAACTGTTCTTCGTAAAGAAAGAAAAACAGAGTCTTTCAGTGTTGTGACTCCAACTTCTATCGCGGGTGTTCGTGGAACGATCTTCCTTACCAATGTAGAAAATCCTTCTGCTAAAGGTGGAAACGTAGCATGCGGATCCTCAAACTGTGTTGTAAAGTACACGGTTCTTGATGGTGCGGTTGCGATCCGTAAATCAAACTCAGATAACGAAATCGTAGTCGACAAACAAAAGTCAGCTGAAGTGGCTTCTGACACAAAACTTTCTGATAAAATGATCAAACCAATGGACAAACAATCCTTAGGTGAAATGAAAGAAATGTTAGTGTTTGAAAACACAAAAATGTTACAATTTGAGTCTCTTGCAAATGAGCTCAAATCAAACAATGAAGAACTTCAAAAGATGAATCTAGTTTCTTCTGTAGAAGAATTAGAAAAAGCAGCCAAAACTCGTGAAATCACCAAATCAAAGTCAGATGAAGTGATCACAACTGCAAAATCAATTGAAGATTCTAAATACATTAAAAAAGATGTGCAAAAAGATTCACTAAAATTAGCTCCAAAAGAGAGTTTTGATAAGACGAAATGA
- a CDS encoding acyl-CoA desaturase, with product MTTQAEIKVKNPIDWVTTIFLLTSPLVGIFGTLYVYLYESIHLGTWALFLFYFFATGMGITVGYHRLFSHKAYEAKSPIKLLLLLFGAAAFQSTALEWSEDHRIHHKFVDTDKDPYSIKKGFWYAHIGWLFRKRNYVGQGVQDLMNDPLVVWQHKHFYSISIFMCFILPGLITMLWGTFLEGFFVAGFLRLFVVHQFTFFINSACHVWGERTFSKEQTARDNWIIAFFTFGEGYHNFHHEFQMDYRNGIRWYDYDPSKWMIKFLSFFGLTYNLKKVSEEKILQKTMFIKEKETLHQYANLGEEKLKTWSEQLAHLRESAITEYQKWSKAKQTANETEAGLSKKNFETTKENWEKLLSRPLFS from the coding sequence ATGACGACACAAGCTGAAATCAAAGTCAAAAACCCGATCGATTGGGTGACTACGATTTTTTTACTCACATCACCACTCGTTGGTATTTTCGGAACCCTATATGTGTATCTTTATGAATCCATTCATTTAGGAACTTGGGCACTCTTTTTGTTTTATTTTTTTGCAACAGGTATGGGAATTACAGTCGGTTACCACAGACTTTTTTCACACAAAGCTTATGAAGCCAAATCTCCCATAAAACTATTGTTATTATTATTTGGTGCTGCTGCTTTTCAATCTACAGCACTGGAATGGAGTGAGGACCATCGTATCCATCATAAATTTGTGGACACTGACAAAGACCCATACTCGATTAAAAAAGGGTTTTGGTATGCTCATATTGGTTGGTTATTTCGCAAACGAAACTATGTTGGCCAAGGGGTACAAGATTTGATGAATGACCCACTTGTGGTTTGGCAACACAAACATTTTTATTCGATTTCAATCTTTATGTGTTTTATCCTGCCAGGTCTCATTACCATGTTATGGGGAACATTTTTAGAAGGATTTTTTGTAGCTGGGTTCTTACGATTGTTTGTAGTTCACCAGTTTACCTTCTTTATCAACAGTGCTTGCCATGTTTGGGGAGAAAGGACTTTTTCCAAAGAACAAACAGCACGAGACAATTGGATCATCGCCTTTTTTACGTTTGGTGAAGGATACCACAACTTCCACCACGAATTCCAAATGGACTACCGCAATGGAATCCGTTGGTATGATTATGATCCTTCCAAATGGATGATCAAATTCCTTTCTTTTTTTGGTCTCACTTACAATTTGAAAAAAGTTTCTGAAGAAAAAATCTTACAAAAAACGATGTTTATCAAAGAAAAGGAAACTTTACACCAGTATGCGAATCTCGGTGAAGAAAAACTAAAAACTTGGTCCGAACAATTGGCTCATCTACGAGAGTCGGCCATCACAGAATACCAAAAATGGTCCAAAGCAAAACAAACTGCGAATGAAACCGAAGCAGGACTTTCCAAAAAGAACTTTGAAACCACAAAGGAAAATTGGGAAAAACTTTTAAGTCGTCCTCTTTTTTCGTAA
- a CDS encoding ATP-binding protein has product MQIQVFFRSSIILLSAFGWFVCAYGLGILQAATFLVLGCFGLGLLTVSLFLFPLVKNERPTEQKPKKRDELVQNLFALEKFKEELISFNDPDQISETISQFLASKIPAEFVQVYTWDELEGQFRPRPFLTSKNHQHSDLPSIPVFNPFLLWLSEREGIHIKENFIQFVSTSHEKIAKEALHFFKDTRSELVATLSIKSSLVGFILLGKHKEGKIYDLEEIEIILEILSVSLMSLSNSMIYQQLLNLTETLEAKVRERTKELEETQAHLVQSEKMASLGVMVAGIAHEINTPAAVINGAADNLDANLVFVLSHLGDITHLIQNPDFRSLYLDILFSFVKEDPNTKIDPKDKFKLKKETKLKFIQDGMPENDATDLATFLIDHHLMHMQEELLRIWKSGGKETFEMLKNTLSLQRNIKNIKYAIRNIVRIVKALKYYSHIGHNSYEIADLNEGLENTLVIMQNQIKHGVEIERNYGTIPLVRCNLDELNQVWTNLITNAIHAMKKTEHPKLIISSRRIGEEYVMISFEDNGSGIPTEIKDKIWDPFFTTKDQGEGTGLGLGIVKGIIEKHKGRIEVESTLGRTLFMVYLPLVGPGDVPNLPKEIFREVRG; this is encoded by the coding sequence ATGCAAATACAAGTTTTCTTTCGTTCTTCCATCATTCTCTTATCCGCTTTTGGTTGGTTTGTCTGTGCTTACGGATTAGGCATATTACAAGCAGCTACCTTTTTGGTATTGGGATGTTTCGGGTTGGGGTTACTTACTGTATCCCTCTTCCTCTTCCCCCTTGTTAAAAACGAAAGACCAACGGAACAAAAACCGAAAAAACGCGATGAGTTGGTGCAAAATCTCTTTGCCCTCGAGAAATTCAAAGAAGAACTGATCTCTTTTAATGACCCAGACCAAATCAGTGAAACCATTAGCCAATTTTTAGCTTCTAAAATTCCTGCAGAGTTTGTGCAAGTGTACACATGGGATGAATTGGAGGGCCAATTTAGACCAAGACCTTTCCTAACATCCAAAAACCATCAACATTCTGACTTACCATCCATACCTGTCTTCAATCCATTTTTGCTTTGGTTATCAGAACGTGAAGGGATTCATATCAAAGAAAACTTCATCCAATTTGTTTCCACAAGCCATGAAAAAATCGCAAAAGAAGCATTACATTTTTTTAAAGACACTCGTTCTGAGTTGGTAGCAACACTTTCGATTAAGTCAAGTTTGGTGGGTTTTATCTTACTTGGAAAACACAAAGAAGGAAAAATTTACGATTTAGAAGAAATTGAAATCATATTAGAAATTCTTTCCGTTTCTCTCATGTCCCTTTCCAATTCCATGATCTACCAACAGTTGTTAAACTTAACGGAAACCTTGGAAGCAAAAGTAAGAGAAAGAACAAAAGAGTTGGAAGAAACCCAAGCCCATCTTGTCCAATCGGAAAAAATGGCTTCTCTCGGGGTGATGGTAGCAGGAATCGCACATGAAATTAATACTCCAGCAGCCGTCATCAATGGTGCCGCCGACAATTTGGATGCTAACTTAGTATTCGTATTATCCCACTTAGGTGACATTACCCACCTCATCCAAAATCCAGATTTTCGTTCTTTGTATTTGGATATCTTATTCAGTTTTGTCAAAGAGGATCCCAATACCAAGATTGATCCAAAGGATAAATTCAAACTCAAAAAAGAAACCAAACTCAAGTTCATCCAAGATGGGATGCCAGAAAACGATGCTACCGATCTTGCTACTTTTCTCATCGATCACCACCTCATGCATATGCAAGAAGAATTATTACGAATTTGGAAATCAGGTGGGAAAGAAACCTTTGAGATGCTAAAGAACACTTTAAGTTTGCAACGTAATATCAAAAATATCAAATATGCGATTCGTAATATTGTGAGGATCGTGAAGGCATTAAAATACTACTCACACATCGGTCATAATTCTTATGAAATTGCCGACCTCAATGAAGGCCTAGAGAACACACTTGTGATCATGCAAAACCAAATCAAACATGGTGTGGAAATTGAACGTAATTATGGCACTATCCCTCTTGTTAGGTGTAATTTGGATGAGCTCAACCAAGTTTGGACAAATCTCATCACAAATGCCATCCATGCGATGAAAAAAACCGAACACCCAAAACTCATTATTTCTTCCAGAAGGATTGGAGAAGAATATGTGATGATTAGTTTTGAAGACAATGGATCAGGGATTCCCACTGAAATTAAGGATAAAATTTGGGATCCTTTTTTTACTACAAAAGACCAAGGCGAAGGAACAGGACTTGGGCTTGGGATTGTGAAAGGAATTATCGAAAAACACAAAGGTAGGATTGAAGTGGAATCAACTCTCGGTCGAACTTTGTTTATGGTTTATTTACCGTTAGTGGGTCCAGGTGATGTGCCAAATCTCCCTAAAGAAATCTTTAGGGAGGTGAGAGGTTAA
- a CDS encoding LBF_2804 family protein, translated as MSTDRYKPGILEQWGRRVLISLRTLTKEQKSEGEGGFSDVSKRLLFWGSFWSFWIGFFPSVLFVYLSLFLPSFSFESFSKISYEGLFWFVSLLTIVTVIEFYLLFRLGFYLSYQMAKAADVELADEPELITPIPGMMARLVLEIPDPRIRLYGIDPYKHLNERALFFRTLLYKSKVFLSNIFAKLMLKVILGRTSLRFLIEYISGPITGIWDAVTTYLILFELRKRIITRKLADSILLQIKSKNRNPKLIESVLRSVALSIVYTKTFHPNFEYLLFGLLGLLPKRENLQNLDDWEHFVLSLQGLSKEEKKWPVSVFAICASFDGKLNAEELNAFVGLSEHSPSWILERVRFLSATIQKGKLAESFQGMEKILPKE; from the coding sequence ATGAGTACAGATCGTTACAAACCAGGAATTTTAGAACAATGGGGACGCAGAGTTCTCATTTCCTTGCGTACTCTTACGAAAGAACAGAAGTCCGAAGGAGAGGGAGGTTTTTCGGATGTTTCTAAACGACTCCTCTTTTGGGGGAGTTTTTGGTCCTTTTGGATTGGATTTTTTCCTTCCGTTCTCTTTGTGTACCTTTCTCTTTTTTTACCTTCTTTTTCTTTCGAATCCTTTTCCAAGATTTCGTATGAAGGTCTCTTTTGGTTTGTATCCTTACTCACCATTGTGACTGTAATCGAATTTTACCTGTTGTTTCGGTTGGGGTTTTATCTTTCTTACCAGATGGCAAAAGCAGCAGACGTGGAATTGGCAGACGAACCCGAACTCATCACACCGATTCCTGGGATGATGGCACGGCTTGTTTTGGAAATCCCTGACCCAAGGATCCGTTTGTATGGGATTGATCCTTATAAACATTTAAACGAGAGGGCCTTGTTCTTTCGTACATTACTCTACAAAAGTAAGGTATTCCTTTCGAATATCTTCGCAAAACTGATGTTAAAAGTGATTTTGGGTAGGACAAGTTTGCGTTTTCTCATTGAATACATCTCAGGTCCCATTACTGGAATTTGGGATGCTGTCACCACCTACCTGATTCTCTTTGAACTCAGAAAACGGATCATCACACGAAAATTGGCAGATTCCATTTTACTCCAAATCAAATCGAAAAACCGAAATCCAAAACTCATTGAATCTGTGTTACGTTCTGTGGCCCTTTCTATCGTCTATACCAAAACCTTCCATCCGAATTTTGAATACTTACTCTTTGGGTTACTTGGGCTTTTGCCAAAAAGAGAAAACTTACAAAACCTGGATGATTGGGAACATTTTGTTTTGTCCTTACAGGGGCTTTCGAAAGAAGAAAAAAAATGGCCGGTATCTGTCTTTGCCATCTGTGCTTCCTTTGATGGAAAATTAAATGCAGAAGAATTAAATGCCTTTGTCGGCCTCAGTGAACACTCACCCTCTTGGATTTTGGAACGTGTGCGATTTTTAAGTGCAACCATCCAAAAAGGGAAACTAGCAGAATCTTTTCAAGGAATGGAAAAAATCCTTCCAAAAGAATGA
- the rsgA gene encoding ribosome small subunit-dependent GTPase A, which translates to MGKELFTIARIFGAYYEIYSEATSYALAVLKGKLRLKNSNERHPFVVGDMILAEKSSGEEWVISERLERKNYLTRKSDKGDSHVLCANLDQLAILASCKDPETKPGFIDRLLAASYHTEIPPLIIFTKKDLVSQEEIEDRETYYRELGYDVMSVSLLSEESILPLWEKIRGKRTFLCGNSGVGKSTLMNHLHQKTVQRTNLVSGSTKKGKHTTTNSFALFLEGNTVLIDSPGVKEWGILHLTPNELWESFPELRRVKEGCREIYCCELGSECPMRKYMNETMDETRKKSLESMIESLENPYRVTRRDHWSKAVTKRY; encoded by the coding sequence TTGGGTAAAGAACTATTTACAATCGCGCGTATCTTTGGTGCCTATTATGAAATTTATTCAGAGGCCACTTCCTACGCCCTAGCTGTACTCAAAGGCAAACTCCGCCTCAAAAATTCAAACGAACGCCATCCCTTCGTGGTGGGTGACATGATCCTTGCTGAAAAATCGTCTGGAGAAGAGTGGGTCATCTCAGAACGATTGGAACGAAAAAACTACCTCACTCGCAAAAGTGATAAAGGCGACAGTCATGTGTTATGTGCAAACTTAGACCAATTGGCTATCCTTGCTTCTTGTAAAGACCCAGAAACAAAACCAGGGTTTATTGACAGGCTACTCGCTGCTTCTTACCATACAGAAATTCCACCTCTTATCATTTTTACAAAAAAGGATCTTGTTTCTCAAGAAGAGATTGAAGATAGAGAAACCTACTATAGAGAGTTAGGTTATGATGTCATGAGTGTATCCTTACTTTCCGAAGAATCGATCCTGCCCTTATGGGAAAAAATTAGAGGCAAACGTACATTCCTCTGTGGGAATTCTGGTGTGGGCAAATCCACACTCATGAACCACCTCCACCAAAAAACCGTTCAACGAACCAATTTGGTAAGTGGTTCCACAAAAAAAGGAAAACACACCACCACCAATTCCTTTGCTCTCTTTTTGGAAGGAAATACCGTCCTCATTGACTCTCCAGGGGTCAAAGAATGGGGGATTTTGCACCTCACTCCCAACGAACTTTGGGAAAGTTTTCCTGAATTACGCAGAGTAAAGGAAGGTTGTCGGGAAATTTATTGCTGTGAACTGGGTTCTGAGTGTCCAATGCGTAAATACATGAATGAAACCATGGACGAAACCCGAAAAAAGAGCCTCGAATCCATGATCGAAAGTTTGGAAAATCCCTACCGTGTGACCCGCAGGGACCATTGGTCAAAAGCTGTCACAAAAAGATATTAG
- the tpx gene encoding thiol peroxidase, whose product MAQVTLKGNPVPLEGSIPKPGDKAPDFKVAKQDLSDISLKDLAGKVKILVAVPSLDTPVCAIETKKFNEKVAKENGITTLIISGDLPFAMKRFCSTEGIDSDNLITGSQFKDFSFSKNYGTHISGGPLAGLSARAVFVVDKNDVVRYTELVPEIGSEPNYDTVLAEAKKLV is encoded by the coding sequence ATGGCTCAAGTAACACTCAAAGGGAATCCCGTACCTCTCGAAGGATCCATCCCAAAACCAGGAGACAAAGCTCCCGATTTTAAAGTCGCCAAACAAGATTTAAGTGATATTTCCTTAAAAGATTTAGCAGGAAAGGTAAAAATCCTCGTGGCAGTACCAAGCCTTGATACTCCTGTTTGTGCCATCGAAACTAAAAAATTCAATGAAAAGGTCGCAAAAGAAAATGGAATCACAACTCTCATCATTTCTGGTGACCTTCCTTTTGCCATGAAACGTTTTTGTTCCACAGAAGGCATTGATTCTGACAACTTGATCACAGGTTCTCAGTTTAAGGATTTTTCTTTTTCCAAAAACTACGGAACCCATATCTCTGGTGGTCCACTTGCTGGTCTTTCTGCTAGAGCCGTTTTCGTTGTGGATAAAAACGATGTCGTTCGGTATACCGAACTTGTTCCTGAAATCGGAAGTGAACCAAATTACGACACCGTTCTTGCAGAAGCTAAGAAACTGGTTTAG
- a CDS encoding LIC10124 family lipoprotein encodes MRYVYLPVLCFLVGYCSSVTKIETLNRSFTKPKFVTPDLGESEPLPSGRDYRERLVNKSTPSFTLLWKQIPEGFSPSDLALLEEKVLFPHSKLGIYQKAPIKQDPKFFESNDIDIMLELNLSKSVDRLTVDVQYKDPVLSQNFGKAVFVYQEEKEPKSKSTKSFDVFHGKKHLLPLTEFVPAYFIEISSPSVDELRNYFTASLQGKVSVFSTSPGTTIYLDGVEVGKAPLLNYTLINGKHTLSFAKPGKDQVKRNILVRAGKTTRVFQEWNDDISQGTVVVSSFPPGLDVVIDGQKKGKTQYAESGVPYGSYPVQFIRTSTDSHFEYAKAGIKIRPKQITSIALPISLEDGVGWESEEFWNLSTPSPNFSATFPGKLTFAKNKELPKGWYGVFSEDLIPDYLEVELILDLKKEYNGTLGLSIHDHSANSILVYVDQTDFHIVKFSQSESEAPVRSSYRWNKEDELKGRSIKFTTDIEKKMIRLYLGNKMVEEFPWNFETFWNLGVLTPHNSPLVGVPLKGLKIQYPDMVKFEQRFQK; translated from the coding sequence ATGAGATATGTTTATTTACCGGTCCTTTGTTTTTTAGTCGGTTATTGTTCTTCGGTCACAAAGATCGAAACCCTCAATCGAAGTTTTACAAAACCTAAGTTTGTCACTCCAGATCTTGGAGAGTCTGAACCCCTTCCTTCGGGTAGAGATTACAGAGAACGACTGGTAAATAAATCAACCCCAAGTTTCACTCTCCTCTGGAAACAAATTCCAGAGGGGTTTTCTCCATCTGACTTAGCTCTACTTGAAGAAAAAGTCCTTTTCCCTCATTCCAAATTGGGAATATACCAAAAAGCCCCAATCAAACAAGATCCCAAGTTTTTCGAGTCGAATGATATCGATATCATGTTGGAACTGAATCTTTCCAAATCAGTGGATCGATTGACTGTGGATGTCCAATACAAAGACCCCGTTCTTTCACAAAATTTTGGTAAGGCGGTATTTGTTTACCAAGAAGAAAAAGAACCAAAATCGAAATCAACAAAATCCTTCGATGTATTTCATGGAAAAAAACACCTCCTCCCTTTAACCGAGTTTGTTCCTGCTTATTTTATAGAGATTTCTTCTCCTTCTGTTGATGAATTACGAAATTATTTTACAGCTTCCTTACAAGGGAAAGTTTCTGTTTTTTCTACATCTCCCGGCACAACCATTTATCTGGATGGAGTCGAAGTGGGAAAAGCACCTCTTCTCAATTACACACTGATCAATGGAAAACATACACTTTCATTTGCTAAACCTGGCAAAGACCAAGTAAAACGAAATATCTTAGTTCGTGCGGGGAAAACAACAAGAGTATTCCAAGAATGGAATGATGATATTTCCCAAGGTACTGTCGTTGTTTCTAGTTTCCCTCCTGGGCTTGATGTTGTCATTGATGGCCAAAAAAAAGGCAAAACACAATACGCTGAATCGGGAGTTCCTTACGGAAGTTATCCGGTCCAATTCATTCGTACCTCTACCGATTCTCATTTTGAATATGCAAAGGCTGGAATCAAAATTCGGCCAAAACAAATTACATCGATTGCATTACCAATTTCTCTGGAAGATGGAGTGGGTTGGGAATCGGAAGAATTTTGGAACCTATCAACACCTTCACCTAACTTCTCTGCAACATTTCCTGGAAAATTGACATTTGCAAAAAACAAAGAGTTACCAAAGGGTTGGTATGGAGTTTTTTCCGAAGACCTAATTCCAGATTATCTTGAAGTTGAACTTATATTGGATTTAAAGAAAGAATACAATGGTACGCTTGGGCTTTCGATCCATGACCATTCTGCGAATTCGATTTTAGTCTATGTAGACCAAACGGACTTTCATATAGTGAAGTTTTCGCAAAGTGAGTCAGAAGCACCAGTTCGCTCCTCTTATCGATGGAATAAAGAAGATGAACTCAAAGGCCGTAGCATTAAGTTCACAACTGATATCGAGAAAAAAATGATTCGTTTGTATTTGGGTAACAAAATGGTTGAGGAATTTCCTTGGAATTTTGAAACATTTTGGAATTTAGGTGTTCTTACTCCACATAACTCTCCTTTGGTGGGAGTCCCGCTCAAAGGATTAAAGATTCAATACCCAGACATGGTTAAGTTTGAACAAAGGTTCCAAAAATGA